Proteins from a genomic interval of Periophthalmus magnuspinnatus isolate fPerMag1 chromosome 11, fPerMag1.2.pri, whole genome shotgun sequence:
- the c11h6orf136 gene encoding uncharacterized protein C6orf136 homolog isoform X2: protein MPRPLTSASWALAPPNSLRYQNTHRPPLSHPLPRSDQSHRATGCHDDECVESFSVVLEIPVFGQGRHKPSALSFPLTIVDGSGVDDISVGGGRHKNPETLAREHGCFRSLFQSEKCPAPFVYGSHFYCFHCPPVEPLGSAEQVCGLEELPLLLPSTLCSPAERLQEAPPARDSDEEQKLALMYERLRIELPGFFKKNHDYSMYSLDVEFVNGLLNTKTRGRVLYQLSLTLWRLLCLCYYADAHLEVLKLTKHPEDGTVKARWRLRGLPIHSLLLRFYLKDKSQLFRSVDAFSTFYIGHDGLIHCHKVEKVMPARGPVLPRVTSLLAGALVALGLQEHRPALNLLPPLLSSLRHDRN, encoded by the exons ATGCCCCGCCCTCTGACCAGTGCATCATGGGCCCTGGCTCCGCCCAACAGCCTTCGTTACCAGAACACCCACCGCCCGCCCTTATCTCATCCCCTCCCCCGCTCCGACCAATCCCATCGTGCCACTGGCTGCCATGACGACGAATGCGTGGAGTCGTTCAGCGTTGTCCTGGAGATCCCCGTGTTTGGCCAGGGCAGACACAAACCCTCTGCCCTGTCCTTCCCCCTGACTATAGTGGATGGCAGTGGGGTGGACGATATCAGTGTGGGGGGAGGGAGGCATAAGAACCCTGAAACTTTGGCAAGGGAACACGGCTGCTTCAGGAGCCTGTTCCAATCTGAGAAATGCCCTGCCCCCTTCGTTTACGGATCTCACTTTTACTGCTTCCACTGCCCCCCTGTGGAGCCGCTGGGCAGTGCGGAGCAGGTGTGTGGACTGGAAGAgttgcctctgctgctgccctCCACGCTGTGCAGCCCAGCCGAGCGACTACAGGAGGCACCCCCTGCAAGAGACAGTGACGAAGAGCAGAAGCTGGCTCTGATGTACGAGCGCCTCAGGATAGAG CTCCCAGGTTTTTTTAAGAAGAACCATGACTACAGCATGTATTCTCTGGATGTGGAGTTTGTCAACGGTCTCTTGAATACCAAAACCAG AGGGCGTGTCCTGTATCAGCTGAGCCTGACCCTGTGGAGGTTGTTGTGCCTGTGTTACTATGCCGACGCTCACCTGGAGGTGCTGAAGCTCACCAAACACCCAGAGGACGGCACGGTGAAGGCGCGCTGGAGGCTGCGCGGTCTGCCCATACACAGCCTGCTGCTGCGCTTCTACCTCAAGGACAAGTCCCAGCTCTTCAG GTCCGTTGATGCTTTCTCCACTTTTTACATTGGCCACGATGGACTTATTCACTGTCACAAAGTAGAAAAG GTGATGCCAGCCCGCGGGCCTGTCCTGCCCCGTGTAACCTCCCTCTTGGCTGGGGCTCTGGTGGCTCTGGGTCTGCAGGAGCACCGGCCCGCTCTCAACCTACTGCCCCCCCTGCTGTCCTCCCTGCGGCATGACAGGAACTAA
- the c11h6orf136 gene encoding uncharacterized protein C6orf136 homolog isoform X1 produces the protein MAVNRGGVAFWIACVRSQGRGSQHRIVHRVDGTLRTHMPRPLTSASWALAPPNSLRYQNTHRPPLSHPLPRSDQSHRATGCHDDECVESFSVVLEIPVFGQGRHKPSALSFPLTIVDGSGVDDISVGGGRHKNPETLAREHGCFRSLFQSEKCPAPFVYGSHFYCFHCPPVEPLGSAEQVCGLEELPLLLPSTLCSPAERLQEAPPARDSDEEQKLALMYERLRIELPGFFKKNHDYSMYSLDVEFVNGLLNTKTRGRVLYQLSLTLWRLLCLCYYADAHLEVLKLTKHPEDGTVKARWRLRGLPIHSLLLRFYLKDKSQLFRSVDAFSTFYIGHDGLIHCHKVEKVMPARGPVLPRVTSLLAGALVALGLQEHRPALNLLPPLLSSLRHDRN, from the exons ATGGCTGTAAACCGAGGGGGTGTGGCCTTTTGGATCGCCTGTGTCCGCAGCCAAGGCAGAGGGAGCCAGCATCGAATTGTCCACAGG GTGGATGGAACCCTTCGCACACACATGCCCCGCCCTCTGACCAGTGCATCATGGGCCCTGGCTCCGCCCAACAGCCTTCGTTACCAGAACACCCACCGCCCGCCCTTATCTCATCCCCTCCCCCGCTCCGACCAATCCCATCGTGCCACTGGCTGCCATGACGACGAATGCGTGGAGTCGTTCAGCGTTGTCCTGGAGATCCCCGTGTTTGGCCAGGGCAGACACAAACCCTCTGCCCTGTCCTTCCCCCTGACTATAGTGGATGGCAGTGGGGTGGACGATATCAGTGTGGGGGGAGGGAGGCATAAGAACCCTGAAACTTTGGCAAGGGAACACGGCTGCTTCAGGAGCCTGTTCCAATCTGAGAAATGCCCTGCCCCCTTCGTTTACGGATCTCACTTTTACTGCTTCCACTGCCCCCCTGTGGAGCCGCTGGGCAGTGCGGAGCAGGTGTGTGGACTGGAAGAgttgcctctgctgctgccctCCACGCTGTGCAGCCCAGCCGAGCGACTACAGGAGGCACCCCCTGCAAGAGACAGTGACGAAGAGCAGAAGCTGGCTCTGATGTACGAGCGCCTCAGGATAGAG CTCCCAGGTTTTTTTAAGAAGAACCATGACTACAGCATGTATTCTCTGGATGTGGAGTTTGTCAACGGTCTCTTGAATACCAAAACCAG AGGGCGTGTCCTGTATCAGCTGAGCCTGACCCTGTGGAGGTTGTTGTGCCTGTGTTACTATGCCGACGCTCACCTGGAGGTGCTGAAGCTCACCAAACACCCAGAGGACGGCACGGTGAAGGCGCGCTGGAGGCTGCGCGGTCTGCCCATACACAGCCTGCTGCTGCGCTTCTACCTCAAGGACAAGTCCCAGCTCTTCAG GTCCGTTGATGCTTTCTCCACTTTTTACATTGGCCACGATGGACTTATTCACTGTCACAAAGTAGAAAAG GTGATGCCAGCCCGCGGGCCTGTCCTGCCCCGTGTAACCTCCCTCTTGGCTGGGGCTCTGGTGGCTCTGGGTCTGCAGGAGCACCGGCCCGCTCTCAACCTACTGCCCCCCCTGCTGTCCTCCCTGCGGCATGACAGGAACTAA